GAGCTTCCTGTTCTTTGGGCAATTAGTAAGGGCTCTTTGCTTAATAAAATCATTATACTTCCTATTGCTTTTTTATTAAGTGCTTTTCTTCCAGTGGCAATCATTGTTATCTTGGTGTTGGGCGGTCTGTTTTTAGCTTACGAAGGAGCAGAAAAAGTGTATGAGTTTATAGTTCCTCACAAACATGAAGAATCAGAAGGTATTACAGAAGAAGCTCTTACTGAAGAACAAATATTAGCTGTTGAAAAAACAAAAATTAAATCTGCTATTATAACAGACTTTATTCTTTCTGTAGAAATTGTAATTATCGCGTTAGGAACTGTTATAGAAGAACCCCTAACACAGCAGATCATAGTTACTTCTATTATTGCTGTAATAGCTACAATTGGTGTTTACGGAATTGTTGCTCTTATTGTTAGAATGGATGAAGCAGGATATAAACTGATTAAATTTAGTAAAAGTGAAAAAAGCATTTCTGCAGTGATAGGCAATGTTTTAGTAAAAGCACTTCCTTTGGTAATTAAAGGGTTAACTATAATTGGAACTATCGCTTTACTTTTGGTAGCAGGTGGAATCTTTGTGCATTA
The Flavobacterium humidisoli DNA segment above includes these coding regions:
- a CDS encoding DUF808 domain-containing protein, giving the protein MASGFFVLLDDIAAIMDDVAVMSKIAAKKTAGILGDDLAVNAEKASGFASSRELPVLWAISKGSLLNKIIILPIAFLLSAFLPVAIIVILVLGGLFLAYEGAEKVYEFIVPHKHEESEGITEEALTEEQILAVEKTKIKSAIITDFILSVEIVIIALGTVIEEPLTQQIIVTSIIAVIATIGVYGIVALIVRMDEAGYKLIKFSKSEKSISAVIGNVLVKALPLVIKGLTIIGTIALLLVAGGIFVHYIPYFHHLSEEIKMPAIIKEFVVGLVLGFAVLLVINLFKKVFKKKTV